One [Actinobacillus] rossii DNA segment encodes these proteins:
- the mobA_2 gene encoding Mobilization protein MobA, which translates to MIVKFFKKHGKGKASSCKACVDYLLNKPDDTAQILQGDPRLSQSIADSLDFNNTYTAGCLSFEESDLPEIQKREIMARFEKAMFAGLEPEQYNIAWVQHTDKGRLELNFVIPNVEMTSGKRLQPYYDRADRPLAENFKQVINHEYSLSDPNNPIKQKNLIDRKDLPTDKKQALQAITDGLTALANAGQINDRQDVINALERAGFEIARITPKNLSIKTDGQNLRLKGAFYEQDFRFSTDLSADITERAREYKRDSAERYQTARAKLDTAVTARREQFSRKYPNRAGEIDKKYRENVSLADPNRLDDINLDSHNHSITTPYPDL; encoded by the coding sequence ATGATCGTTAAATTTTTTAAGAAACACGGTAAGGGAAAAGCTAGTAGTTGCAAGGCTTGCGTGGACTATTTACTAAATAAGCCTGACGACACCGCCCAAATCCTGCAGGGCGATCCCCGACTATCACAAAGTATTGCTGATAGTCTTGATTTTAATAACACTTACACCGCAGGTTGCTTGTCTTTTGAAGAAAGCGACCTACCCGAAATACAAAAGCGTGAGATTATGGCACGCTTTGAAAAGGCAATGTTTGCAGGGCTTGAGCCTGAACAATATAACATTGCGTGGGTACAACACACCGACAAAGGAAGGCTTGAGCTGAATTTCGTTATCCCAAACGTAGAGATGACAAGCGGAAAACGCCTACAACCTTACTACGACAGGGCAGACCGCCCACTTGCTGAAAACTTCAAGCAGGTAATCAACCACGAATACAGCCTAAGCGACCCAAACAACCCTATAAAGCAAAAAAACCTGATTGACCGCAAAGACCTACCAACCGACAAAAAACAGGCTTTACAGGCGATTACGGACGGTTTAACAGCTTTAGCGAACGCAGGGCAGATAAACGACCGACAGGACGTTATAAATGCCCTAGAACGTGCAGGTTTTGAAATTGCACGCATTACGCCAAAAAACCTATCAATCAAGACTGACGGACAGAATTTAAGATTAAAAGGGGCTTTCTATGAGCAAGATTTTAGATTTAGCACAGACCTTTCAGCAGACATCACAGAAAGAGCTAGAGAGTACAAGCGAGATAGTGCAGAACGCTATCAAACGGCACGAGCAAAACTTGATACAGCAGTTACAGCACGCAGGGAACAATTTAGCCGAAAATATCCAAATCGAGCAGGCGAAATTGATAAAAAATACCGTGAGAATGTATCGCTTGCCGACCCTAATCGCCTTGACGATATTAACCTTGATAGCCATAACCACTCCATAACCACTCCATATCCGGATCTTTAA
- the mobC gene encoding Mobilization protein MobC, whose product MKREKEIKIRLTENEYQALLERKTKARLAEWVREVALEQQPKRQPKVIDPALLFELNRIGVNLNQIARQCNSQKPSIDLVSVLATLREIEKNLKKLRELSL is encoded by the coding sequence ATGAAACGTGAGAAAGAGATAAAAATCAGGCTCACCGAAAACGAGTATCAAGCCTTGTTAGAGAGAAAAACGAAAGCAAGGCTTGCGGAGTGGGTTCGGGAAGTTGCCCTAGAACAGCAACCTAAGCGACAGCCGAAAGTAATCGACCCTGCGTTACTGTTCGAGCTGAACCGCATAGGCGTAAACCTGAACCAAATCGCCCGACAATGCAACAGTCAAAAGCCGAGCATTGACCTTGTTAGCGTGTTGGCGACCTTGCGAGAAATTGAAAAAAATCTCAAAAAATTGCGAGAATTGAGCCTATGA